From the Streptomyces sp. KMM 9044 genome, one window contains:
- a CDS encoding DUF309 domain-containing protein, producing MGSKDRISWEQDDRAVSGRADDARDRDGDGRARSARPRDGLGRPLPHGAQGVPRQPEGVVRPPLESVAEAQRLLDEGKPFHAHEVFEDAWKSGPEEERELWRGLAQLAVGLTHTARGNVTGGARLLRRGAGSAEEWAAGAGEPRPYGIDLGGVVAWARGLAAEVERGDGVPVDAGARAPRLRAGARGQGS from the coding sequence GACAGGGCCGTCTCCGGGCGGGCGGACGACGCGCGCGACCGGGACGGCGACGGGCGGGCGCGCAGTGCGCGGCCCCGGGACGGGCTGGGGCGGCCGTTGCCCCACGGAGCCCAGGGGGTACCGCGACAGCCGGAGGGGGTTGTCCGGCCGCCGCTGGAGAGCGTCGCCGAGGCGCAGCGGCTGCTGGACGAGGGGAAGCCGTTCCACGCGCACGAGGTGTTCGAGGATGCCTGGAAGTCGGGGCCCGAGGAGGAGCGGGAGCTGTGGCGCGGGCTTGCCCAGCTCGCCGTGGGGCTCACGCACACGGCACGCGGGAACGTGACCGGCGGGGCCAGGCTGCTGCGGCGCGGGGCGGGCTCGGCCGAGGAGTGGGCGGCGGGCGCGGGAGAGCCTCGTCCGTACGGGATCGACCTCGGCGGTGTCGTCGCGTGGGCTCGGGGGCTGGCGGCGGAGGTCGAGCGGGGGGACGGCGTTCCCGTGGACGCCGGGGCACGGGCGCCCCGGCTGCGGGCTGGGGCGCGGGGGCAGGGCTCGTAG
- a CDS encoding cobalt-precorrin-6A reductase — translation MSPQPSQPPRPSPSSPPPHVLVLGGTTEARELAAELTARPGVRVTTSLAGRVARPGALAGEVRVGGFGGARGLADWLRAHRVTALIDATHPFAGTITANAARAATSTGLPLVVLRRPGWQPGPGDRRHPVPTLEAAAELLPRLGHRVLLTTGRLGLAAFAHLTRLHFVVRSVEPPGPPMPPHTRVLLARGPFGVADETALLREHRIDVLVTKDSGGPATSAKLTAARELGLPVVVVSRPPLPEGVHAVPDVAGVLERLGPL, via the coding sequence GTGTCCCCGCAGCCGTCGCAGCCCCCGCGCCCCTCGCCGTCGTCACCGCCCCCGCACGTCCTGGTCCTCGGCGGCACCACCGAGGCACGCGAGCTCGCCGCCGAGCTGACCGCCCGCCCCGGCGTACGGGTGACCACCTCGCTCGCCGGGCGCGTGGCGCGGCCCGGAGCGCTCGCGGGCGAGGTGCGCGTCGGCGGCTTCGGCGGGGCCCGAGGACTCGCCGACTGGCTGCGTGCCCACCGCGTAACCGCCCTGATCGACGCCACCCATCCGTTCGCCGGGACGATCACGGCGAACGCGGCTCGGGCCGCGACCTCGACCGGCCTGCCCCTGGTCGTCCTGCGCCGCCCCGGCTGGCAGCCGGGCCCCGGCGACCGCCGGCACCCGGTCCCCACCCTGGAGGCCGCCGCCGAACTGCTGCCCCGGCTCGGGCACCGGGTCCTCCTCACCACCGGCCGCCTCGGCCTCGCCGCCTTCGCACACCTGACCCGGCTCCACTTCGTCGTACGGTCGGTGGAACCCCCCGGGCCGCCCATGCCGCCGCACACCCGTGTCCTGCTGGCCCGCGGCCCGTTCGGCGTGGCCGACGAGACGGCGCTGCTGCGCGAGCACCGCATCGACGTCCTGGTGACCAAGGACAGCGGGGGACCGGCGACCTCCGCCAAACTCACGGCAGCCCGCGAACTCGGTCTGCCGGTCGTGGTCGTCAGCCGCCCGCCCCTCCCGGAAGGCGTGCACGCTGTGCCCGACGTCGCGGGCGTCCTGGAGCGACTGGGCCCTCTCTGA
- the cobF gene encoding precorrin-6A synthase (deacetylating), protein MRKIHVIGIGAGDPDQLTLQAVRALRDTDVFFILDKGGVKADLTGLRRDMLDAHLPERAYRVVEARDPERDRRAGGAAYPPAVGDWRSARADIYTRLIADELGEDQAGAFLVWGDPSLYDSTLAILEEVLARGEVSFDYDVVPGISSVSALVARHRTGLNRVGRPVQITTGRRLAEGFPRGVDDVVVMLDAHQTFRQYADQDVDIYWGAYIGTPDEILVSGPLAEAAPRIEALRAEARERKGWIMDTYLLRRSPGADGLEDG, encoded by the coding sequence GTGCGAAAGATTCATGTCATCGGTATCGGCGCGGGCGACCCCGACCAGCTGACCCTGCAGGCAGTCAGGGCGCTGCGCGACACGGATGTGTTCTTCATCCTCGACAAGGGCGGGGTGAAGGCGGACCTGACCGGCCTCCGCCGGGACATGCTCGACGCGCACCTGCCGGAGCGTGCGTACCGCGTCGTCGAGGCGCGCGACCCGGAGCGGGACCGGCGGGCCGGCGGCGCCGCCTACCCCCCCGCCGTTGGCGACTGGCGCAGCGCCCGCGCGGACATCTACACCCGGCTGATCGCCGATGAGCTGGGCGAGGACCAGGCCGGCGCGTTCCTGGTGTGGGGTGACCCCTCGCTGTACGACAGTACGCTCGCGATTCTCGAGGAGGTCCTGGCGCGGGGCGAGGTCTCCTTCGACTACGACGTCGTCCCGGGAATCAGCAGTGTCTCCGCTCTCGTCGCCCGGCACCGTACGGGACTCAACCGGGTCGGCCGCCCGGTCCAGATCACCACCGGCCGGCGTCTCGCGGAGGGCTTCCCCCGGGGGGTGGACGACGTGGTCGTGATGCTGGACGCCCACCAGACCTTCCGGCAGTACGCCGACCAGGACGTCGACATCTACTGGGGCGCCTACATAGGCACCCCGGACGAGATCCTCGTGTCCGGACCGCTCGCCGAGGCGGCGCCCCGGATCGAAGCACTGCGCGCCGAGGCCCGCGAGCGCAAGGGCTGGATCATGGACACGTACCTGCTGCGCCGGAGCCCCGGGGCGGACGGCCTCGAAGACGGGTGA